A window of the Salvelinus fontinalis isolate EN_2023a chromosome 14, ASM2944872v1, whole genome shotgun sequence genome harbors these coding sequences:
- the glrx2 gene encoding glutaredoxin 2 isoform X3 has product MNLLGMGNFTSFSSSGLSSTAACGQFLQEVVSHNCIVIFSKTTCPYCKMAKNVFNEIGATYKVIELDEHNDGRRLQEALAQMTGARTVPRVFINGNCIGGGSDTKELHQKGKLLPLIEQCAPCCVKTNSEGSGSGQFESTK; this is encoded by the exons ATGAACcttcttgg GATGGGAAACTTCACATCCTTCAGCTCAAGTGGTCTGTCAAGCACAGCAGCGTGTGGTCAGTTTCTACAG GAGGTGGTGTCTCATAACTGCATCGTCATATTTTCCAAGACCACATGTCCATATTGCAAAATGGCCAAGAATGTATTCAATGAAATTGGTGCTACATACAAGGTGATAGAGCTGGATGAACACAATGATGGAAGACGACTACAAGAGGCCTTGGCGCAGATGACCGGTGCCAGAACA GTTCCGAGGGTCTTCATCAATGGAAACTGCATTGGAGGAGGCTCTGACACAAAGGAGCTACACCAGAAGGGAAAGCTGCTGCCGCTGATAGAACAATGTGCCCCGTGCTGCGTGAAAACTAACTCTGAAGGCTCGGGCAGCGGACAGTTTGAGTCCACCAAATGA
- the glrx2 gene encoding glutaredoxin 2 isoform X1 translates to MFHLRQQVDSMLFAFSLLMMLARGGLLSRFVWNGCRRMGNFTSFSSSGLSSTAACGQFLQEVVSHNCIVIFSKTTCPYCKMAKNVFNEIGATYKVIELDEHNDGRRLQEALAQMTGARTVPRVFINGNCIGGGSDTKELHQKGKLLPLIEQCAPCCVKTNSEGSGSGQFESTK, encoded by the exons ATGTTCCACCTCCGCCAACAGGTTGATTCTATGTTATTTGCTTTCTCTTTGCTAATGATGTTAGCGCGAGGAGGACTCCTGTCCAGATTCGTATGGAACGGTTGCCGAAG GATGGGAAACTTCACATCCTTCAGCTCAAGTGGTCTGTCAAGCACAGCAGCGTGTGGTCAGTTTCTACAG GAGGTGGTGTCTCATAACTGCATCGTCATATTTTCCAAGACCACATGTCCATATTGCAAAATGGCCAAGAATGTATTCAATGAAATTGGTGCTACATACAAGGTGATAGAGCTGGATGAACACAATGATGGAAGACGACTACAAGAGGCCTTGGCGCAGATGACCGGTGCCAGAACA GTTCCGAGGGTCTTCATCAATGGAAACTGCATTGGAGGAGGCTCTGACACAAAGGAGCTACACCAGAAGGGAAAGCTGCTGCCGCTGATAGAACAATGTGCCCCGTGCTGCGTGAAAACTAACTCTGAAGGCTCGGGCAGCGGACAGTTTGAGTCCACCAAATGA
- the glrx2 gene encoding glutaredoxin 2 isoform X2, translating into MDTKYKLSLTCLIVLLSLIMGIISSAHALKCLRMGNFTSFSSSGLSSTAACGQFLQEVVSHNCIVIFSKTTCPYCKMAKNVFNEIGATYKVIELDEHNDGRRLQEALAQMTGARTVPRVFINGNCIGGGSDTKELHQKGKLLPLIEQCAPCCVKTNSEGSGSGQFESTK; encoded by the exons ATGGACACAAAATACAAACTGAGTCTCACCTGTTTGATTGTTCTATTATCACTGATAATGGGGATAATCTCTTCTGCACACGCCTTGAAATGTTTAAG GATGGGAAACTTCACATCCTTCAGCTCAAGTGGTCTGTCAAGCACAGCAGCGTGTGGTCAGTTTCTACAG GAGGTGGTGTCTCATAACTGCATCGTCATATTTTCCAAGACCACATGTCCATATTGCAAAATGGCCAAGAATGTATTCAATGAAATTGGTGCTACATACAAGGTGATAGAGCTGGATGAACACAATGATGGAAGACGACTACAAGAGGCCTTGGCGCAGATGACCGGTGCCAGAACA GTTCCGAGGGTCTTCATCAATGGAAACTGCATTGGAGGAGGCTCTGACACAAAGGAGCTACACCAGAAGGGAAAGCTGCTGCCGCTGATAGAACAATGTGCCCCGTGCTGCGTGAAAACTAACTCTGAAGGCTCGGGCAGCGGACAGTTTGAGTCCACCAAATGA
- the glrx2 gene encoding glutaredoxin 2 isoform X4 — MGNFTSFSSSGLSSTAACGQFLQEVVSHNCIVIFSKTTCPYCKMAKNVFNEIGATYKVIELDEHNDGRRLQEALAQMTGARTVPRVFINGNCIGGGSDTKELHQKGKLLPLIEQCAPCCVKTNSEGSGSGQFESTK, encoded by the exons ATGGGAAACTTCACATCCTTCAGCTCAAGTGGTCTGTCAAGCACAGCAGCGTGTGGTCAGTTTCTACAG GAGGTGGTGTCTCATAACTGCATCGTCATATTTTCCAAGACCACATGTCCATATTGCAAAATGGCCAAGAATGTATTCAATGAAATTGGTGCTACATACAAGGTGATAGAGCTGGATGAACACAATGATGGAAGACGACTACAAGAGGCCTTGGCGCAGATGACCGGTGCCAGAACA GTTCCGAGGGTCTTCATCAATGGAAACTGCATTGGAGGAGGCTCTGACACAAAGGAGCTACACCAGAAGGGAAAGCTGCTGCCGCTGATAGAACAATGTGCCCCGTGCTGCGTGAAAACTAACTCTGAAGGCTCGGGCAGCGGACAGTTTGAGTCCACCAAATGA